One Solibacillus sp. R5-41 DNA segment encodes these proteins:
- a CDS encoding M48 family metallopeptidase yields the protein MKVEFESKTINFNVQYGNREKLSIHIDSFGFITVKAPKSTSKEAIMSAIESNVTWILEKIHEIEVAREITKVRGFHVEGKFLHLGKECFLHELIDTSEFDEATLKKNLKRFYINSCKKTVGERIKIYQQQLKVKPKVIEIVESKTKWGSCSSDRKLTFNYRLAMAPIEVIDYVVIHELCHLLHMNHDRSFWRRVGSIMPDYKEKEAYLARHGHSMSF from the coding sequence ATGAAAGTTGAATTTGAAAGTAAAACAATAAATTTTAACGTTCAGTATGGAAATAGAGAGAAGTTATCGATTCATATCGATTCTTTTGGTTTTATTACTGTTAAAGCTCCCAAAAGTACAAGTAAAGAAGCGATTATGAGTGCAATAGAAAGTAATGTAACATGGATACTAGAGAAAATTCATGAAATTGAAGTAGCTCGGGAAATCACTAAAGTAAGAGGATTTCATGTGGAAGGGAAGTTTTTACATCTTGGAAAAGAGTGTTTCCTACATGAATTAATAGACACAAGTGAATTTGATGAAGCGACACTTAAAAAAAATCTCAAAAGGTTCTATATTAATAGTTGCAAGAAAACTGTAGGAGAACGAATAAAAATATATCAACAACAACTAAAAGTAAAACCTAAAGTTATAGAAATCGTAGAGTCTAAAACGAAGTGGGGTAGCTGTAGCTCAGATAGAAAGCTCACGTTCAATTATCGATTAGCTATGGCTCCAATCGAAGTCATTGATTATGTTGTAATCCATGAACTATGTCATTTACTTCATATGAATCATGATCGTTCATTTTGGAGACGTGTTGGAAGTATAATGCCAGATTATAAAGAAAAAGAAGCGTATTTAGCAAGGCACGGGCATTCCATGTCATTTTAA
- a CDS encoding CoA-acylating methylmalonate-semialdehyde dehydrogenase yields the protein MVTNTDVKELGHFINGSIVPGKSGQFSDVFNPSLGTVIARVPIASKGETQEAIATAKAAFPAWRALSVGKRTEIVLKFRQLMTERLDELIELICTESGKTKEDAKGEITRGLESVDLAINAPHLLKGEYSVNVGGNINAYSTKAPLGVVAAISPFNFPVMVPLAITSMAVAVGNSVILKPSERVPCSALFLSELWKEAGLPDGVWTVINGDKDTVNELLENPTVEAISFVGSTPVADYIFATGSKHGKRVTALGGGKNNMIVMPDADLEQVSNAFLGAAYGAASQRCMAISTIIPVGEETANNLVKVLAEKIAKLKVGPYTVADVDFGPVITQQSKDSIIGFIDRSLTEGATLVCDGRNPDIAKNSNGFYLGPTLLDNVKPGMEIYEQEVFGPARNVVRVNTLEEAIDLINAHELGNGVTIFTNNGAAARKFTSEIEVGMVGVNVPIPIPVGYHNFAGWKRSRFGEGHMFGPDQVRFFTKTKTISEKWFEEDSESVSTFAFPSNND from the coding sequence ATGGTAACCAATACAGATGTAAAAGAACTGGGACATTTTATTAACGGTTCAATCGTTCCAGGTAAAAGCGGACAGTTTTCAGATGTTTTCAATCCAAGCTTAGGTACAGTCATTGCACGTGTCCCGATTGCCTCTAAAGGAGAGACGCAAGAGGCAATTGCAACAGCGAAAGCAGCATTTCCAGCATGGCGTGCCCTGTCTGTTGGTAAACGTACAGAAATTGTTCTGAAGTTCCGTCAATTAATGACAGAGCGTTTGGATGAATTAATCGAATTGATTTGTACTGAAAGCGGGAAAACAAAGGAAGATGCAAAGGGTGAAATTACACGTGGTTTAGAGTCTGTTGACTTAGCCATCAATGCCCCTCACCTATTAAAAGGCGAGTACTCTGTCAATGTTGGCGGGAATATCAATGCTTACTCAACAAAAGCACCACTCGGCGTTGTTGCAGCAATTTCCCCATTCAATTTCCCTGTGATGGTGCCGCTTGCCATTACGAGTATGGCGGTAGCAGTCGGAAACTCAGTTATTTTGAAACCATCGGAACGCGTTCCTTGCTCTGCACTATTTCTATCAGAACTGTGGAAGGAAGCTGGTTTACCAGATGGCGTTTGGACTGTCATCAATGGTGACAAAGATACTGTAAACGAATTATTAGAAAACCCTACTGTTGAAGCAATTTCATTTGTTGGTTCAACACCAGTTGCCGATTATATTTTTGCAACTGGCTCAAAACATGGTAAACGCGTTACAGCATTAGGTGGCGGGAAAAACAATATGATTGTCATGCCAGATGCTGATTTAGAACAAGTCTCAAATGCATTTTTAGGCGCTGCTTATGGGGCCGCTTCCCAACGCTGTATGGCCATTTCAACAATTATTCCCGTTGGCGAAGAAACAGCGAATAACCTTGTAAAAGTATTGGCTGAAAAAATCGCTAAATTAAAAGTAGGTCCATACACAGTTGCAGATGTTGATTTTGGACCCGTTATTACACAACAATCAAAGGATTCTATCATTGGTTTTATCGACCGTAGCCTAACAGAAGGCGCTACACTCGTATGTGATGGTCGTAACCCAGATATCGCGAAAAACTCAAATGGCTTCTATTTAGGACCCACACTACTAGATAACGTTAAACCAGGCATGGAAATTTATGAACAAGAAGTATTTGGCCCAGCTCGTAATGTGGTCCGTGTGAATACATTAGAGGAAGCCATTGACTTAATTAATGCGCACGAGCTAGGTAACGGCGTCACGATTTTCACCAATAATGGTGCTGCTGCTCGCAAATTTACATCTGAAATCGAAGTCGGCATGGTCGGTGTGAACGTGCCAATTCCGATTCCAGTCGGCTATCATAACTTTGCTGGTTGGAAACGCTCGAGATTCGGTGAAGGGCATATGTTTGGGCCTGACCAAGTTCGCTTCTTCACAAAAACAAAAACCATTTCAGAAAAGTGGTTTGAAGAGGATAGTGAATCTGTGTCAACGTTTGCGTTCCCGAGTAACAACGACTAA
- a CDS encoding aspartate aminotransferase family protein: MTNLTNQNWQVKDQQYVWHSMKPYNPNATMIVQKSKGAWITDIDGKRYLDAMAGLWCVNVGYGREEIAKVAYEQLLENSYTPLSAGHTPAIQLSEKISELLGDDYVVFFSNSGSEANETAFKIARQYHQQNGQTGRTKFISRYRAYHGNTMGALAATGQAQRKYKYEPLAAGFIHVAPPDTYRTNEDHITDPAALPSVQAIDNVMTWELSESIAGVIMEPIITGGGVIMPHEDYLRGVKTVCEKHGALLIVDEVICGFGRTGKAFGFQNYGIQPDIVTMAKGLTSAYLPLSATAVRREIYEAFAGSDEYDFFRHVNTFGGSPAACAVAIKNIEIMENENLFARSEEMGAIIHAELQERLKDHPNVGDIRGKGLLIGVELVSDKKSKAPLNVADVNKVIALCKEQGLIIGKNGVTVAGFNNVLTLSPPLIISLEEKDLIVKTFTDSLNALLQQP, from the coding sequence ATGACGAATTTAACAAATCAAAATTGGCAAGTAAAGGATCAACAGTATGTTTGGCATTCGATGAAACCTTACAATCCAAATGCAACGATGATCGTCCAAAAATCGAAAGGTGCATGGATTACTGACATTGACGGGAAGCGTTACCTAGATGCCATGGCTGGATTATGGTGTGTAAACGTCGGCTATGGGCGAGAGGAAATAGCGAAAGTAGCTTACGAACAATTACTTGAAAATTCCTATACTCCCCTATCTGCAGGTCACACCCCTGCCATCCAATTGAGCGAAAAAATTAGTGAGTTATTAGGTGATGATTATGTTGTATTTTTCTCAAATAGCGGCTCTGAGGCAAACGAAACAGCATTTAAAATCGCTCGTCAATATCATCAACAAAACGGGCAAACAGGCCGTACTAAATTTATCTCCCGTTATCGTGCATATCACGGTAACACGATGGGTGCATTGGCTGCGACTGGCCAAGCACAGCGGAAATATAAATACGAACCGTTAGCAGCGGGCTTCATCCATGTCGCACCACCTGATACTTACCGTACAAACGAAGACCATATTACAGACCCAGCTGCCCTACCTTCAGTTCAGGCAATCGATAACGTCATGACATGGGAGTTATCTGAGTCGATTGCTGGCGTGATCATGGAGCCTATTATTACCGGCGGCGGCGTAATTATGCCACATGAAGATTATTTACGTGGGGTAAAGACTGTATGTGAAAAACACGGGGCCCTTCTTATCGTTGACGAAGTAATTTGCGGCTTTGGACGTACAGGCAAAGCATTTGGCTTCCAAAATTATGGCATTCAGCCGGATATTGTGACTATGGCTAAAGGTTTAACGAGCGCTTATTTGCCACTTTCGGCTACAGCTGTTCGACGTGAAATTTATGAGGCATTTGCGGGTAGCGACGAGTACGACTTTTTCCGCCATGTAAATACATTTGGTGGTTCTCCAGCGGCTTGTGCTGTTGCCATCAAAAATATCGAAATAATGGAAAATGAAAATTTATTTGCACGCTCAGAAGAAATGGGCGCTATTATACATGCTGAATTACAAGAACGTTTAAAGGATCACCCAAATGTTGGGGATATCCGCGGAAAAGGCTTACTAATCGGGGTTGAGCTAGTGAGCGACAAAAAAAGTAAAGCACCACTTAACGTAGCAGATGTTAATAAGGTAATTGCTTTATGTAAAGAACAAGGTCTAATCATCGGTAAAAATGGCGTAACGGTTGCAGGCTTTAACAACGTTCTCACACTTTCACCTCCACTTATCATCTCGTTGGAAGAAAAAGATTTGATTGTGAAAACATTCACGGATTCTTTAAACGCGCTGTTGCAACAGCCTTAA
- a CDS encoding PucR family transcriptional regulator codes for MNDFSLTVSDVMTKKLFNSAQLIGGAKGQLNVIKWVHIVESMEAAKLLKGNELILTTGIHLKDNNEGFKQFIHQLIASKAAGLCIELGSSIQKIPNFIQQMATDYQFPLIIFQKEVAFVEITQDIHSMLINQQYGMIKNLEDYAQQLNKYTLTVNNYEQILMHLYKHLRLQVIFTFNGQKPIFIPNIYQDKYEMMHQANPDYVEKHFIHCDVNIFNQYYGEVCLFSPERVINEYDALILDRTVIALSQYLLRELYAEEKKGMEDREILEKWLNGIATTEELTHFMQDHHASSTSNHWLVMIHQIQKSKSSDVTYYKLFARNVLEKFGFYPFILEKNQQLIFILANLREQETYKLRIQQAIAQIHDNNMKYKYADLNILFAVGKYVTHLQAVKNSYTTAKDTLEIRWKSQELSYFYEDLHLHHLILQLQKNPSIMDMVAEYIYPLIEYDLKHNSKLVETLKVYLQTNGLKKETSERLFIVRQTLYHRLEKIEQLLGHDFMKPEKRLALELMLVANEWSLGVQQQ; via the coding sequence ATGAATGATTTTTCACTTACTGTATCAGATGTGATGACGAAAAAGTTATTCAATAGCGCTCAGCTGATTGGAGGTGCGAAAGGACAACTTAATGTCATCAAATGGGTACATATTGTCGAAAGTATGGAAGCTGCCAAGTTATTAAAGGGCAATGAATTAATTTTGACGACTGGTATTCATTTAAAAGACAATAATGAAGGTTTTAAACAATTTATTCACCAATTAATTGCGTCAAAAGCTGCAGGGCTTTGCATTGAACTAGGTAGTTCCATTCAAAAGATCCCTAATTTTATTCAGCAGATGGCTACAGACTATCAATTTCCACTCATCATTTTTCAAAAAGAAGTCGCGTTTGTCGAAATTACACAAGACATACACAGCATGTTAATCAATCAGCAATACGGAATGATTAAAAACCTTGAAGACTACGCGCAACAATTGAACAAATATACACTTACAGTCAACAACTACGAGCAAATTTTAATGCATTTATATAAACATCTCAGACTACAGGTCATCTTTACATTCAACGGGCAAAAACCTATTTTCATCCCGAATATTTATCAGGACAAGTATGAGATGATGCACCAAGCAAACCCCGATTATGTAGAAAAACATTTTATACACTGTGATGTCAATATTTTCAACCAATACTATGGTGAGGTTTGTTTGTTCTCTCCAGAGCGCGTAATCAATGAATACGATGCACTCATTCTAGATCGCACGGTTATTGCACTATCACAATATTTATTGCGGGAATTATATGCTGAAGAGAAGAAAGGGATGGAGGATCGTGAAATTTTAGAAAAGTGGCTGAATGGTATAGCTACTACCGAAGAATTGACACATTTTATGCAAGACCATCATGCAAGTAGCACTTCAAATCATTGGCTTGTCATGATTCATCAAATTCAAAAGAGTAAAAGTAGTGATGTCACGTACTATAAGTTGTTTGCGCGCAATGTGCTTGAGAAGTTTGGCTTTTATCCGTTTATCTTAGAAAAGAATCAACAACTTATTTTTATTTTAGCGAATTTACGTGAGCAAGAAACATATAAGCTACGTATCCAACAAGCGATTGCACAAATACACGATAATAATATGAAATATAAGTATGCCGATTTAAACATTTTGTTTGCAGTTGGCAAATACGTCACCCATCTACAAGCCGTCAAAAATAGCTACACTACAGCCAAAGACACGTTAGAAATTCGTTGGAAATCACAAGAGCTTTCGTATTTCTACGAAGATCTACACCTCCATCATTTAATTTTACAATTACAAAAAAATCCTTCCATTATGGATATGGTAGCTGAATATATATACCCACTCATAGAATATGACCTAAAACATAACAGTAAATTAGTCGAAACGTTAAAAGTTTATTTGCAAACAAATGGTCTAAAAAAAGAAACTTCCGAGCGACTATTTATCGTCAGACAAACGCTGTATCATCGCTTGGAGAAAATCGAACAACTACTCGGTCATGATTTTATGAAGCCAGAAAAACGCTTAGCACTAGAATTGATGCTAGTCGCCAATGAATGGTCACTCGGTGTTCAGCAACAATAG
- a CDS encoding Zn-dependent hydrolase: protein MYKCNSSRLQESIEQFSQFGATANGGVTRLTLSKEDVLARDYFCECCKALGMEIAVDDMANIYAILPGKKDLPPIVMGSHLDSVEKGGKFDGVLGVLTALEAIRTLKENDIELDIPLMIVNFTNEEGARFDPAMMSSGVISSKFNKDEMLQSVDKNEITFKEALLASGYMGEKENRLTEALAYIELHIEQGPVLEAKQLEIGVVEGVLGMVCYEMTITGESNHAGTTPMSMRKDPMSVAANIITSLHGQLSKVEEELVYTFGRMNVFPNIHTVIPSKVTFTLDSRHQDPEVMRKVEEILQGLPTVQNGCNIQPVKLWGRDTVFFDATICNEVEKSCQNFGYSSHRMFSGAGHDAQYIASFIPSAMIFVPSINGKSHCEEEKTTFEDCVKGADVLLETVLTLQTKFSIGETYTVN, encoded by the coding sequence ATGTATAAATGTAACAGTAGTCGATTACAAGAGTCTATTGAACAATTTAGTCAATTTGGAGCTACTGCAAATGGTGGAGTAACTCGTTTAACTCTATCGAAAGAGGATGTATTGGCGAGAGATTATTTTTGCGAGTGCTGTAAAGCGTTAGGCATGGAAATTGCGGTAGACGATATGGCAAATATTTATGCGATTTTACCTGGGAAAAAGGATTTACCGCCAATTGTGATGGGTTCACATTTAGACTCGGTTGAAAAAGGGGGCAAGTTTGATGGTGTGTTAGGTGTTTTGACCGCATTAGAGGCGATTAGGACGCTAAAAGAAAACGACATTGAACTAGATATTCCATTAATGATTGTGAATTTTACGAATGAAGAAGGTGCGCGCTTTGATCCAGCAATGATGAGTTCTGGTGTGATTTCTTCAAAATTTAATAAAGATGAAATGTTGCAATCGGTTGATAAAAATGAAATCACTTTCAAAGAGGCGCTACTAGCGAGTGGGTATATGGGTGAAAAAGAAAACCGTTTAACAGAGGCCCTTGCTTATATTGAACTTCATATAGAGCAAGGCCCTGTATTAGAAGCAAAGCAACTAGAGATTGGTGTGGTTGAAGGTGTTTTAGGTATGGTTTGTTATGAAATGACGATTACAGGGGAGTCAAATCATGCTGGAACTACACCGATGTCGATGCGAAAAGACCCAATGAGTGTGGCAGCCAATATTATAACTTCTTTACATGGCCAGCTTAGTAAAGTCGAGGAAGAGCTCGTATACACATTTGGTCGGATGAACGTTTTTCCTAATATTCATACTGTGATTCCGAGCAAAGTAACATTTACACTTGATTCGCGTCATCAAGATCCAGAAGTGATGCGGAAAGTTGAAGAAATCTTACAAGGTTTACCTACTGTACAAAATGGCTGTAACATCCAACCAGTCAAGCTATGGGGAAGAGATACTGTATTTTTTGACGCTACCATTTGTAATGAAGTGGAAAAATCATGTCAGAACTTTGGCTATTCTTCTCACCGAATGTTTAGTGGGGCAGGCCATGATGCGCAGTATATTGCAAGTTTTATTCCATCAGCGATGATTTTCGTGCCAAGCATTAATGGTAAAAGTCATTGTGAAGAGGAAAAGACGACTTTTGAAGACTGCGTGAAGGGTGCAGATGTGTTACTAGAAACCGTTTTGACGCTACAAACAAAGTTCAGTATTGGCGAGACATACACTGTAAATTAA
- the hydA gene encoding dihydropyrimidinase — MKKIITGGLITTATDVYEADILIENGKIIQIGKSLSADGAEMIDATGKYVMPGGIDPHTHLDMPFNNTVTDDDWKSGTIAAAFGGTTTILDFCLTAGEEKLGPAVEKWHEKAKGNSVIDYGFHLMIGELTPETEAELPVLLEKEGITSVKVFMAYAKEFQASDRTLFKAFKIAKEVGAVVMVHCENGSVIDELVEEAKQAGHTAPIYHALTRPAELEGEATKRAIELAHIAGAKLYVVHVTCKEAVAEIIAAREKGYDVYGETCPPYLTLDQSALAQPGFEGAKYVWSPPLRPKNHQEHLWNALKAKQLQTIGSDQCSFSFNGKKQLGLNDFSKIPNGGPFIEDRCGILYSEGVAKGKISINEFVDMVSTSAAKIFGLYPQKGTIAIGSDADIVLFDPTVKRVISANTHHMNVDYNPYEGWEVTGEPVSVLVRGEYVIKNKEFVGVLGSGQYIKRQLTPTTVEAINI, encoded by the coding sequence GTGAAAAAAATTATTACAGGTGGATTAATTACGACAGCAACAGATGTGTATGAGGCAGATATATTAATTGAAAACGGAAAAATTATTCAAATTGGCAAAAGTTTATCAGCAGACGGGGCAGAAATGATTGATGCTACTGGCAAATACGTCATGCCAGGGGGAATTGATCCGCATACGCACTTGGATATGCCGTTTAATAACACGGTGACAGATGATGATTGGAAATCTGGTACGATTGCCGCTGCTTTCGGTGGTACGACAACGATTTTAGATTTTTGCTTAACTGCTGGTGAAGAGAAACTTGGGCCAGCTGTAGAAAAGTGGCATGAAAAAGCAAAAGGAAACTCAGTAATTGATTATGGTTTTCATTTAATGATTGGTGAATTAACGCCTGAAACAGAAGCCGAGTTACCGGTATTACTAGAGAAAGAAGGAATCACTTCGGTGAAAGTGTTTATGGCTTACGCGAAAGAGTTCCAAGCGTCAGACCGCACACTTTTTAAAGCATTCAAAATTGCGAAAGAAGTGGGGGCTGTCGTAATGGTGCACTGTGAAAATGGCTCCGTTATTGATGAACTTGTAGAAGAAGCGAAGCAAGCTGGTCATACAGCGCCAATTTATCACGCACTGACACGACCGGCGGAATTAGAAGGTGAAGCGACTAAAAGAGCAATTGAGCTAGCACATATTGCAGGAGCCAAGCTTTACGTTGTACATGTTACTTGCAAAGAGGCAGTAGCTGAAATTATTGCAGCACGTGAAAAAGGATATGACGTGTACGGAGAAACATGTCCGCCTTATTTAACATTAGATCAATCGGCGTTAGCACAGCCAGGTTTTGAAGGAGCGAAATACGTTTGGTCACCGCCACTTCGTCCGAAAAACCATCAAGAGCATTTGTGGAATGCATTAAAAGCGAAGCAACTGCAAACAATTGGCTCGGATCAATGTTCATTTAGCTTCAATGGTAAAAAACAATTAGGTTTGAATGATTTCTCTAAAATTCCAAACGGGGGACCGTTTATTGAAGATCGATGTGGCATTTTATATTCCGAAGGTGTAGCGAAAGGGAAAATATCAATCAATGAATTTGTCGATATGGTTTCGACGAGTGCAGCAAAGATTTTCGGTTTATACCCACAAAAAGGAACGATTGCAATCGGCTCTGATGCAGATATTGTACTTTTCGATCCTACGGTAAAACGTGTGATTTCAGCGAACACACATCATATGAATGTGGATTACAACCCGTATGAAGGTTGGGAAGTTACAGGTGAGCCCGTTAGCGTACTTGTGCGCGGTGAGTACGTGATTAAGAATAAAGAATTTGTTGGGGTATTAGGCAGTGGACAATACATCAAACGTCAACTAACACCGACTACTGTAGAAGCAATAAACATCTAA
- a CDS encoding NAD(P)-dependent oxidoreductase, whose translation MVPIQENAMTAQLKRNFVEMNSRMTKNEAIEEANRCLYCYDAPCITACPTSIPIPNFIKKIASGNMKGSAMTIMDANPIGASCARVCPTEELCEGACVLNASTKPIKIGHLQRYTTDWAMESGVELFKKGQTNGKKVAIVGSGPAGLSAARELSRFGYSVTIFEAEEKAGGLGSYGIVSFRLPNEVVDWEVEQIVKLGVDIKTNTTVGVDISADEILAQYDRVILAVGMGGVPNLGIEGEELDGVHDAIEFVKNTKIGSLTEDLVGKRVVVIGAGNTAIDGATCAVRLGAEQVEILYRRTQKEMTAYQFEYEFAKQDGVVFKWLTAPKRIIGDEAGKVVALECVKMKLGDAGADGRQRPEVVKGSENVIEVDAVIKAIGQTRFVSLIEAFGLQHTNGVVDIEKTTMQTSNKKVFACGDVVFGNGQGEAMVVTAAQQGKDAAYIIHEQLKKPSEIA comes from the coding sequence ATGGTTCCGATTCAAGAAAATGCAATGACTGCACAACTTAAGCGAAATTTTGTTGAAATGAATAGTAGGATGACGAAAAATGAAGCAATAGAAGAGGCCAATCGTTGTCTATATTGCTATGACGCACCTTGTATTACAGCTTGTCCGACAAGTATTCCAATTCCAAATTTTATAAAAAAAATTGCTTCAGGTAATATGAAAGGTTCGGCTATGACGATTATGGATGCCAATCCCATTGGTGCCAGCTGTGCGAGAGTTTGCCCGACAGAGGAGTTGTGTGAGGGGGCGTGTGTTTTAAATGCCTCTACAAAACCAATTAAAATAGGACACTTGCAACGTTACACAACAGATTGGGCGATGGAATCGGGAGTGGAACTATTTAAAAAAGGTCAAACAAATGGTAAAAAGGTGGCAATTGTAGGATCTGGTCCTGCCGGTTTATCAGCAGCACGCGAGCTAAGTCGTTTCGGCTACAGTGTTACAATTTTTGAAGCCGAGGAAAAAGCAGGCGGTTTAGGAAGCTACGGTATCGTATCATTCCGTTTACCGAACGAAGTCGTAGATTGGGAAGTGGAGCAAATTGTAAAGCTCGGTGTGGACATTAAAACAAATACAACTGTTGGCGTGGATATTTCTGCTGATGAAATTTTAGCGCAATATGATCGTGTTATTTTAGCAGTTGGTATGGGGGGCGTGCCTAATCTTGGTATCGAAGGTGAAGAACTAGATGGTGTGCATGATGCCATTGAATTTGTAAAGAACACGAAAATCGGTTCACTGACTGAAGACTTAGTCGGAAAACGTGTTGTAGTCATCGGTGCTGGAAATACAGCTATTGATGGTGCGACATGTGCTGTGCGATTAGGTGCTGAACAAGTAGAGATTCTTTACAGAAGAACACAAAAAGAGATGACAGCCTACCAATTTGAATATGAATTTGCTAAGCAAGATGGTGTTGTATTTAAGTGGCTGACAGCGCCAAAGAGAATTATCGGTGACGAAGCAGGAAAAGTAGTTGCACTTGAATGCGTCAAAATGAAGCTTGGAGATGCGGGTGCAGACGGCAGGCAAAGACCTGAAGTAGTTAAAGGATCTGAGAATGTAATAGAAGTGGACGCTGTCATTAAAGCAATTGGGCAAACACGCTTTGTATCGCTCATTGAAGCTTTTGGTTTACAGCATACAAATGGTGTAGTAGATATTGAAAAAACGACAATGCAGACATCCAATAAGAAAGTATTTGCTTGTGGAGATGTTGTGTTCGGGAACGGTCAAGGGGAAGCAATGGTTGTAACAGCTGCGCAACAAGGTAAAGATGCTGCTTATATCATTCATGAGCAATTAAAAAAACCTAGTGAGATTGCATAG
- the preA gene encoding NAD-dependent dihydropyrimidine dehydrogenase subunit PreA: MADLRINLAGIKSPNPFWLASAPPTNSGYQVQRAFEAGWGGAVWKTLGEPILNVSSRFAAVSFNGQRVAGFNNIELITDRPLEVNLQEIYETKKRFPNHAIIVSLMVEPKQDKWHEIVKKVEAVGVDGLELNFGCPHGMAERGMGAASGQVPELVEKQTFWVKEVARTPVIVKLTPNITDITITAEAAARGGADAISMINTINSLAGVDLDSWNTVPHVGGKGAHGGYCGPAVKPIALNMVAECARNPFFNVPISGIGGISNWQDAAEFILMGATGVQVCTAAMHHGFSIVEDMIDGLNNYLDDKGIASVMDLVGQSVSRYSDWGDLDLNYKVVAEINNDVCINCNKCHIACEDTSHQCIDLYTESGRPMLKVREQDCVGCNLCSIVCPVDGAISMVERKSSIAPMTWNERQSLISNFAK; this comes from the coding sequence ATGGCAGACTTACGAATAAACTTAGCGGGGATTAAATCACCGAATCCATTTTGGCTAGCATCAGCACCACCGACCAATTCAGGCTATCAAGTACAACGTGCATTTGAAGCGGGCTGGGGTGGCGCAGTTTGGAAAACATTAGGTGAACCGATATTAAATGTTTCTTCACGTTTTGCGGCTGTCAGTTTTAACGGCCAGAGAGTAGCAGGCTTTAATAATATTGAACTGATTACGGATCGCCCGTTAGAGGTTAATTTACAAGAAATCTATGAAACAAAAAAAAGGTTTCCGAATCATGCAATTATTGTTTCATTAATGGTAGAGCCGAAGCAAGATAAATGGCATGAGATTGTCAAAAAAGTAGAAGCTGTAGGGGTCGATGGTCTTGAGCTTAACTTTGGTTGTCCACATGGAATGGCCGAACGAGGAATGGGCGCTGCCTCTGGTCAAGTCCCGGAATTGGTGGAAAAGCAGACGTTTTGGGTCAAAGAAGTAGCACGCACGCCAGTCATCGTTAAGTTAACGCCGAACATCACAGATATTACAATTACAGCAGAAGCGGCAGCACGAGGTGGAGCTGATGCAATCAGTATGATTAATACCATTAACAGCTTAGCGGGTGTTGATTTGGATTCATGGAATACGGTGCCGCATGTTGGTGGGAAAGGGGCGCACGGTGGATATTGTGGCCCTGCTGTAAAACCAATTGCACTAAATATGGTCGCAGAGTGTGCCCGTAATCCGTTTTTCAATGTTCCAATATCGGGCATCGGAGGTATTTCAAACTGGCAAGATGCTGCGGAATTCATATTGATGGGGGCAACAGGCGTACAGGTTTGTACAGCGGCTATGCATCATGGCTTTAGTATTGTAGAAGATATGATTGATGGGCTAAATAACTATTTAGATGATAAAGGCATTGCTTCGGTAATGGATTTAGTAGGTCAATCAGTATCACGTTATTCCGACTGGGGTGACTTAGATTTAAATTACAAAGTTGTCGCTGAAATCAATAATGATGTATGTATTAACTGTAATAAATGTCATATCGCTTGTGAAGATACGTCTCATCAATGTATTGATCTGTACACAGAAAGTGGTCGTCCGATGCTAAAAGTCCGCGAACAAGATTGTGTAGGATGTAATTTATGCTCGATTGTGTGCCCCGTAGATGGTGCGATTTCGATGGTTGAAAGAAAATCGAGTATAGCGCCAATGACGTGGAATGAACGGCAATCACTTATTAGTAATTTCGCTAAATAA